A genomic region of Candidatus Omnitrophota bacterium contains the following coding sequences:
- a CDS encoding methyl-accepting chemotaxis protein: MTIHFNLRAKLLSIGLILSVAPMVITLVLVLKSNQKMEKAASEECIQLARADLDHIVKGVYAMCQSHAEVLQQAVDASLSVADSVMKTYGAVSFSPSEMVSWSAINQFTKDGSAINLPKMMVGNVWLKQNKEIDIDSPIVDDVKKKVGGTCTIFQRMNEAGDMLRVCTNVLKLDGTRAIGTYIPKTNPDGAPNPVVETLLAGRTYRGLAYVVNAWYITAYEPIFDGGGKVIGALYVGVPETVSREIKNIKIGESGYVYVLDSKGTYVISKEGKRDQQNIWDSKDDAGRFFIQDICKIAVSLKQDEIGEQIYPWKNEGEATTRSKIARIMYFKPWDWIIGAGAYEDEIFRAERKISQIGRTSNILLSIVAGVSILAAISIWFLVTLGITRKIGFSVSRLAETTENVTTAADHIAQSSQQLAQCANEQASSLEETSASLEEMSSMTKQNAENARQADAMTMDLHKSAESCRDSMRKMTKAIQQIKSSSDETAHIVKTIDEIAFQTNLLALNAAVEAARAGEAGKGFAVVAEEVRNLAQRSAKAAQNTSKLIEESQKNAEHGVSVSDEVADILEKIASGIQRVTQHIAEVSSASNEQAQGIGQINEAVMQMDKITQSNTASAEESAAASDELSAQAKYLSDTMKTLVSLIGDQTAQKTMVNEWERGRKDKTGKDKQAFQKRQPLMLRQETKERKQLPLSKKNSQKLSPDERKNLRPEDVIPLDDDFGDF; the protein is encoded by the coding sequence ATGACGATTCATTTCAATTTACGGGCGAAACTCTTATCGATTGGATTAATATTATCGGTCGCGCCTATGGTCATTACCCTCGTTCTTGTATTGAAATCGAACCAAAAGATGGAGAAAGCAGCGTCGGAAGAGTGCATCCAATTGGCGAGGGCGGACCTCGACCATATCGTCAAGGGCGTTTATGCCATGTGCCAAAGCCACGCCGAAGTTCTGCAACAAGCGGTAGACGCTTCTTTATCCGTAGCGGATAGCGTGATGAAAACCTACGGCGCCGTCAGTTTTTCTCCCAGCGAAATGGTTTCCTGGTCGGCCATCAATCAATTTACGAAAGACGGCAGCGCGATCAACCTGCCCAAAATGATGGTGGGCAACGTCTGGCTCAAGCAAAATAAAGAGATCGACATAGACTCTCCTATCGTTGACGATGTGAAGAAGAAAGTAGGGGGAACTTGCACCATCTTCCAGCGGATGAACGAGGCGGGAGATATGCTCCGCGTCTGCACTAACGTTTTGAAACTGGATGGAACTAGGGCCATCGGCACTTATATTCCCAAAACCAATCCGGATGGCGCGCCCAATCCCGTCGTCGAAACCCTGCTCGCCGGCCGAACCTACAGAGGTTTGGCTTATGTCGTCAACGCATGGTATATAACGGCCTATGAACCGATATTCGATGGCGGCGGAAAAGTGATCGGTGCGCTCTATGTCGGCGTGCCCGAAACCGTCTCTCGGGAGATCAAAAATATCAAAATCGGCGAAAGCGGCTACGTATACGTCCTCGATTCCAAAGGAACCTACGTCATATCAAAAGAGGGAAAGCGAGATCAGCAAAATATATGGGATTCCAAAGACGATGCGGGCCGATTTTTCATTCAAGACATTTGCAAAATAGCCGTCAGTTTGAAACAAGACGAAATCGGCGAACAAATCTATCCTTGGAAGAACGAAGGCGAGGCGACGACTCGTTCCAAAATCGCCCGTATTATGTATTTCAAACCCTGGGATTGGATCATCGGCGCCGGAGCGTACGAAGACGAAATCTTTCGAGCGGAGAGAAAAATTTCCCAGATCGGCCGCACCAGCAATATCTTATTATCCATCGTTGCGGGCGTGAGCATTCTCGCCGCCATATCGATCTGGTTCTTGGTGACGTTGGGAATTACCCGGAAAATCGGTTTCTCCGTAAGTCGGCTGGCCGAAACGACGGAGAACGTTACGACGGCGGCGGACCATATCGCCCAATCCAGCCAACAGCTGGCCCAGTGCGCCAACGAACAGGCCTCCTCGTTGGAAGAGACGTCGGCTTCCTTGGAGGAAATGTCCTCCATGACCAAGCAAAATGCGGAAAACGCCCGTCAGGCCGACGCCATGACGATGGATTTGCATAAATCCGCCGAAAGTTGCCGCGATTCGATGCGGAAGATGACGAAGGCGATTCAGCAAATCAAATCGTCCTCCGATGAAACGGCGCATATCGTCAAGACGATCGACGAGATCGCCTTTCAAACTAATCTGCTGGCATTGAATGCGGCCGTGGAAGCGGCCCGCGCGGGCGAGGCGGGCAAGGGATTCGCCGTCGTGGCCGAAGAAGTGCGCAACCTGGCTCAACGCAGCGCCAAAGCCGCCCAGAACACGTCGAAACTCATCGAAGAATCGCAAAAGAATGCGGAGCACGGCGTTTCCGTTTCGGATGAAGTGGCGGACATTTTGGAAAAAATCGCCTCCGGAATTCAACGGGTAACCCAGCATATCGCGGAGGTATCCTCCGCCAGCAACGAACAGGCTCAAGGCATCGGACAGATCAACGAAGCCGTGATGCAAATGGATAAAATCACGCAATCCAATACGGCTTCCGCCGAAGAATCCGCCGCCGCCAGCGATGAACTTTCCGCCCAAGCCAAGTATCTCAGCGATACGATGAAAACCCTTGTTTCCTTGATCGGCGATCAAACAGCCCAAAAAACAATGGTGAACGAATGGGAACGCGGGAGAAAAGACAAGACGGGAAAGGATAAACAAGCGTTCCAGAAACGCCAACCCCTTATGCTGCGCCAAGAGACCAAGGAAAGAAAACAATTGCCGTTATCAAAGAAAAATTCCCAGAAACTCAGCCCGGATGAGAGAAAAAATCTCCGTCCGGAAGACGTGATTCCGCTGGATGACGATTTTGGGGATTTTTAA
- a CDS encoding chemotaxis protein CheX, which produces MNNNYINPFVESVCDFFSTMLGSEVKRGDIRLTRRQPVGAREIAVKIQFAGTTNGILVFFLPAATAIEVAHRFIGLDMETVDDCVLDAVSEFANIVAGGAKSRIQAGLNGPPLDLSLPEIIRDSHNFTQILSRSAWLEVPFASEIGPFEILIHLEMNNRKRRNDESVDC; this is translated from the coding sequence TTGAATAACAATTATATTAATCCATTCGTGGAAAGCGTTTGCGATTTTTTTTCCACCATGCTGGGCAGCGAAGTGAAGCGCGGCGACATACGACTTACGCGCCGCCAACCTGTCGGCGCACGGGAAATCGCTGTTAAAATCCAATTTGCGGGAACGACCAATGGCATATTGGTCTTTTTTCTTCCCGCCGCTACGGCGATCGAAGTTGCGCATCGGTTCATCGGATTGGATATGGAAACCGTAGACGATTGCGTTTTGGACGCCGTCTCCGAGTTCGCCAATATTGTGGCGGGAGGCGCGAAATCGAGAATACAGGCGGGATTGAACGGTCCGCCCCTTGATCTTAGCCTTCCAGAAATCATTCGAGACAGCCATAATTTCACCCAAATTCTCTCCCGCTCCGCATGGCTGGAAGTTCCTTTCGCCAGTGAGATTGGACCTTTTGAAATCTTGATCCACCTTGAAATGAATAATCGAAAGAGGAGAAATGATGAAAGCGTTGATTGTTGA
- a CDS encoding response regulator: MMKALIVDDSDAMRRILMQSLIQAGINEFGQASDGLEAMAEVEKNQYDVILMDWNMPKMSGLEALKKIRDAGKTMPVIMVTTEAEKGRIIEALKAGANNYIVKPFKTDTIIIRVQETLGKK; this comes from the coding sequence ATGATGAAAGCGTTGATTGTTGACGATTCGGACGCCATGCGCAGGATTCTGATGCAATCTCTAATCCAGGCGGGCATTAACGAATTCGGACAAGCTTCCGACGGATTGGAAGCTATGGCCGAAGTCGAGAAAAATCAATACGACGTCATTTTAATGGATTGGAATATGCCAAAGATGTCCGGTTTGGAGGCATTGAAGAAAATCCGCGATGCGGGAAAAACGATGCCGGTCATCATGGTTACGACGGAAGCGGAAAAAGGCCGAATCATCGAAGCGCTCAAAGCGGGCGCCAACAATTATATCGTGAAGCCGTTCAAAACGGACACGATTATCATCCGCGTTCAAGAGACGCTAGGGAAAAAATAA
- a CDS encoding CheR family methyltransferase: MTIQTYNANLLNRFPQESQNLPFRFSEMDAASYEQFRTIIYEKSGISLGTGKESLVSARIAKRMRTLDLKDYKAYLNHLYYDETGEEIYNLLDVISTNVTSFFRQPDHLDFLSQVFSQWIEEGRSRFRFWSSACATGEEPYSLAMKLLDAADRRRVDIKILATDISTRVIKEGMQGLYEKEKLKPVPGYYIPQYFQALHGEGKSFYEIKPFVKEYILFRRLNLSAPPFPMRGPFDAVLCCNVLIYFDDAVRKRLLENIHRLLKPDGYLFIGYSESIKLLANNFRMIKPSIYIKE; the protein is encoded by the coding sequence TTGACCATTCAAACCTACAACGCCAATCTATTGAATCGTTTTCCGCAAGAATCTCAAAATCTTCCTTTTCGCTTTTCGGAGATGGACGCTGCTTCCTACGAGCAGTTCCGAACCATCATCTACGAAAAAAGCGGCATCTCTCTAGGGACGGGGAAAGAGTCGTTGGTTTCCGCCCGCATCGCCAAAAGGATGCGCACTCTCGACCTAAAAGATTACAAAGCCTATCTCAACCACTTGTATTACGACGAAACCGGCGAGGAAATTTACAATCTCCTAGACGTCATTTCCACCAACGTTACCAGTTTCTTTCGCCAACCTGACCACCTGGATTTTCTAAGCCAGGTTTTTTCCCAATGGATCGAAGAAGGCCGCAGCCGGTTTCGTTTTTGGTCTTCCGCCTGCGCTACGGGAGAAGAGCCGTATTCCTTAGCCATGAAACTTCTCGACGCGGCCGATAGACGGCGCGTCGACATTAAGATTCTCGCAACGGATATTTCCACTCGAGTAATTAAAGAGGGAATGCAAGGACTCTACGAAAAAGAAAAACTGAAGCCGGTTCCCGGTTATTACATTCCGCAGTATTTCCAGGCGCTTCATGGAGAAGGAAAATCGTTTTACGAGATCAAGCCATTCGTGAAAGAATATATCCTATTCCGCAGGCTCAATTTATCCGCTCCCCCCTTTCCGATGCGTGGACCTTTCGACGCCGTTTTGTGCTGCAATGTTCTGATCTATTTCGACGACGCCGTGCGCAAAAGACTGCTGGAGAACATCCATCGGCTCCTAAAACCCGATGGATATCTCTTTATCGGCTATTCGGAAAGCATAAAGCTTCTGGCGAATAACTTTCGCATGATTAAACCCTCTATATATATAAAAGAATGA
- a CDS encoding chemotaxis response regulator protein-glutamate methylesterase: MKKIQVLIVDDSPLVRKIFTEELSRDPDIEVVGSAPDPYIARDMIVYLQPDVITLDIEMPRMDGITFLRKLMHYYPLPVIVISSLAPEGGEVALEAMEAGAVEVMCKPKKGYWIGDMSVELIDKIKAAAQVDVQKRDVRLASPSAQAKRLPLKKTPNKIIAVGASTGGVQALQILLHKMPENAPGMIVVQHMPEHFTLSFANRLNQICQVEVKEAENGDSVVPGRALIAPGNRHMTLQKNKNQFQVEVKQGPLVCRHRPSVDVLFQSVARNAGGQAIGVIMTGMGKDGSKGLLKMKENGASTIAQDEASCIVFGMPKEAIKLNAVDYVLPLEHIAEKILQLCDST, from the coding sequence ATGAAAAAAATACAAGTCCTCATCGTTGACGACTCGCCGCTGGTGCGAAAAATATTTACGGAAGAATTGTCGCGCGATCCTGACATTGAAGTCGTTGGTTCGGCTCCGGATCCCTATATCGCCCGCGATATGATCGTCTATCTCCAGCCGGACGTCATTACCCTGGATATCGAAATGCCGCGTATGGACGGCATCACCTTTCTGCGCAAACTGATGCACTATTACCCGCTGCCGGTCATCGTCATCTCCTCTCTGGCGCCTGAAGGAGGGGAAGTGGCCCTCGAAGCGATGGAGGCGGGAGCGGTGGAAGTGATGTGCAAACCGAAAAAAGGGTACTGGATCGGCGACATGTCTGTGGAATTGATCGATAAGATCAAGGCGGCGGCCCAGGTGGACGTGCAAAAGCGGGATGTCCGATTAGCAAGTCCTTCCGCACAAGCGAAGCGCCTCCCATTAAAGAAAACTCCCAATAAAATCATCGCCGTTGGAGCGTCCACCGGAGGCGTCCAAGCCTTGCAGATTCTTCTTCATAAGATGCCGGAAAACGCCCCGGGCATGATCGTCGTCCAACATATGCCTGAACATTTCACGTTATCTTTCGCCAACCGCTTAAACCAGATTTGCCAGGTCGAAGTTAAGGAAGCGGAGAATGGAGACTCCGTCGTTCCTGGCCGAGCGCTGATCGCGCCCGGCAATCGGCACATGACGCTGCAAAAAAACAAGAACCAGTTTCAGGTGGAAGTAAAACAAGGGCCGCTGGTGTGCCGGCATCGCCCTTCCGTCGACGTGCTCTTCCAATCCGTAGCCCGAAATGCAGGAGGTCAAGCCATCGGCGTCATTATGACCGGAATGGGAAAAGACGGTTCCAAAGGATTGTTGAAAATGAAAGAGAACGGCGCATCGACCATCGCTCAGGACGAAGCCAGCTGCATCGTCTTCGGGATGCCGAAGGAAGCCATTAAATTGAACGCCGTAGATTACGTTTTGCCCCTAGAGCATATTGCGGAAAAAATACTGCAACTCTGCGACTCGACTTAA
- a CDS encoding methyl-accepting chemotaxis protein encodes MRIHTKLILSLLAGLIVVVTFAQLLQYKSMVKQITGLSDGNIRILREREETNAKNIYKSVDRSIAGSLERGEMKKFTQLLQEQKEVEGLLEFSLFDRNGVVTHSSDAANIGKKAPDDLKDRLLSHPDMIMRHIGEAIEIFQPQPVVQDCIRCHNAWKMGENGGTTYFRFSTKALADVERQATATIAVMKEGSFHNSVYTILGVIVVIVVAMFILVRRFVGAPLGKFVNLLQLFEQDEGDLTRRIPIKSHDEIGIVANLFNSFIEKLNAVITQAQQAAFVVGSSATEQASAVEQTSASINQIASMTKHNASKAQEANELMQNIIKEINQADSSMFSLNKSMEELSEGSAETAKIIKTIDEIAFQTNLLALNAAVEAARAGEAGQGFAVVADEVRNLAMRSAEAAKNTAALIEDTVKKIKYGGNLLKTTSEAFSDVSDKSKKASNLVEGIAVASNEQAQGIDQVNKALSEIDQSTQENAAQSTSLSQTMSTFKTDYVDENRLMTYRGQEE; translated from the coding sequence ATGAGAATTCATACGAAATTGATCTTATCGCTCTTGGCAGGCTTGATCGTCGTGGTCACGTTTGCCCAACTCCTCCAATATAAAAGCATGGTGAAGCAAATCACCGGCCTGTCGGACGGCAACATCCGTATTTTGCGCGAACGGGAAGAGACAAACGCAAAAAATATCTACAAATCGGTGGACCGTTCCATCGCCGGATCTTTGGAGAGGGGTGAAATGAAGAAATTCACTCAACTGCTCCAAGAACAAAAAGAAGTGGAAGGATTGTTGGAATTCTCTTTATTCGACCGCAATGGCGTCGTTACACACTCCTCGGACGCCGCCAATATCGGAAAAAAAGCGCCGGATGACCTCAAAGACCGTTTGTTGAGCCATCCCGATATGATTATGCGGCATATTGGCGAAGCGATCGAAATCTTCCAGCCCCAACCCGTCGTTCAAGATTGCATTCGTTGCCACAATGCCTGGAAAATGGGAGAAAATGGAGGCACTACCTATTTTCGCTTCTCGACCAAGGCCTTGGCGGACGTCGAACGGCAAGCGACGGCTACCATAGCCGTCATGAAGGAAGGCAGCTTTCATAATTCCGTTTATACGATATTAGGCGTCATCGTCGTCATCGTCGTCGCCATGTTTATTCTTGTGCGGCGCTTCGTAGGCGCACCTCTGGGAAAATTCGTGAATTTACTGCAACTCTTCGAACAGGACGAAGGAGACCTCACGCGCCGCATCCCTATCAAGAGCCATGACGAAATCGGCATCGTAGCGAACTTGTTCAATTCTTTTATCGAAAAACTGAACGCCGTAATTACGCAAGCGCAACAAGCGGCTTTCGTCGTAGGCAGCAGCGCGACGGAACAGGCCAGCGCCGTGGAACAAACCTCCGCTTCCATCAACCAGATCGCCAGCATGACCAAGCACAACGCCTCCAAAGCTCAGGAAGCTAACGAACTCATGCAGAATATCATCAAGGAAATCAACCAGGCCGACAGTTCGATGTTCTCGCTGAATAAATCGATGGAGGAACTTTCGGAAGGAAGCGCCGAAACGGCGAAAATCATAAAAACGATCGATGAAATTGCTTTTCAGACCAATCTTCTCGCCTTGAATGCGGCCGTCGAAGCGGCGCGAGCGGGCGAAGCGGGGCAGGGTTTCGCCGTTGTGGCCGATGAAGTCCGCAACCTGGCGATGCGATCCGCCGAAGCGGCGAAAAATACGGCGGCGCTCATCGAAGACACGGTGAAAAAAATCAAATATGGCGGCAATTTGTTGAAGACGACAAGCGAAGCGTTTTCCGATGTTTCTGATAAAAGCAAAAAAGCCTCCAATCTCGTCGAAGGAATCGCCGTTGCTTCCAACGAACAGGCCCAGGGAATCGATCAGGTCAACAAAGCTTTATCTGAAATCGACCAATCCACCCAGGAAAACGCCGCCCAATCGACATCCCTTTCCCAGACTATGTCTACGTTCAAGACGGATTATGTGGATGAGAATCGCCTTATGACCTATCGCGGCCAGGAAGAGTAA
- a CDS encoding hydrogenase small subunit, with protein sequence MPRITRREFLERSVKLAAMMGLGATAAPRIAESLEQLAAGQAPVVWLQGQSCSGCSVSFLNADSPTPAEILTGSISLRFHSTLSTATGEIGMEIVHRMIQEGGFYLVVEGSIPAGMPEACKMGEESIASLVSRSAQKANAVIAIGACAAFGGIPAAENNPTGAVSVPRFLENEGIAKPLIRLPGCPCHPDWLTGTLVHLLQFGLPELDGFNRPKMFYGRLIHEQCPRFADYERESFAQTLSSEGCLFKLGCLGPQTHADCTLRYWNSHTNTCIKAGAPCIGCASETFASKADFPFYRKGESNKA encoded by the coding sequence ATGCCGCGTATAACCCGCCGGGAATTTTTGGAACGGAGCGTAAAACTAGCCGCTATGATGGGTCTGGGCGCAACCGCCGCTCCCCGCATCGCGGAATCGTTGGAACAACTGGCCGCCGGCCAGGCGCCGGTCGTTTGGTTGCAAGGTCAAAGCTGCTCTGGCTGTTCCGTTTCTTTTTTAAACGCAGACAGCCCCACTCCCGCCGAAATACTCACGGGATCGATTTCTCTGCGCTTCCATTCGACGCTTTCCACCGCCACGGGCGAGATTGGAATGGAGATCGTTCATCGCATGATTCAAGAGGGGGGATTTTATCTCGTCGTGGAAGGCAGCATTCCCGCGGGAATGCCGGAAGCCTGCAAAATGGGCGAAGAGTCCATCGCCAGCCTGGTTTCCCGTTCCGCGCAAAAAGCAAACGCCGTCATCGCCATTGGGGCTTGCGCGGCGTTTGGCGGCATTCCCGCCGCCGAGAATAATCCGACCGGAGCCGTCAGCGTCCCCCGATTTCTGGAAAACGAGGGAATAGCGAAGCCTCTTATCCGGCTGCCGGGCTGTCCTTGCCATCCGGATTGGTTGACGGGTACGCTGGTTCATCTTCTCCAATTCGGTCTGCCGGAACTAGACGGCTTTAATCGTCCCAAGATGTTTTACGGCCGGCTGATCCACGAACAATGTCCCCGCTTCGCCGATTACGAGCGGGAGTCCTTTGCCCAGACCTTGTCCTCCGAAGGCTGTCTTTTTAAGTTAGGATGCCTCGGTCCGCAGACTCATGCGGATTGTACGCTGCGCTATTGGAACTCCCATACCAACACTTGCATCAAGGCGGGCGCTCCTTGCATCGGCTGCGCTTCGGAAACTTTCGCATCCAAAGCCGACTTTCCCTTCTATCGGAAAGGCGAGTCCAACAAGGCCTAG
- a CDS encoding nickel-dependent hydrogenase large subunit, with translation MAKTVHIDPLTRIEGHLAIRVEVENNRVTDAFSSGEMFRGFEVILRGRHPLDAQQITQRICGVCPISHGVASILAQDAAYGVQPPNNGRLARNLILGANFIQSHIIHFYHLCALDFIDIAAIANYQGKDAVLVSLKDWVTHQLESKALYPAAPFLPRYDAQYVSDAEINISAIKHYLEALDMRALAHQMAALFGGKLPHAATLVPGGVSETIDAVKIAAYRSKLKKVQTFIDECYIPDVLAVASVFPDYFSIGKGIGAYLAYGVFPESSDGAARLFPPGAMIDGKLEEFEAGKIAEDVRSSFFSSPSGLRPSEGATVPAPGKSGAYSWLKAPRYGGRPMEVGPLARILVAYHRGTNTAVKSLVDSVLTRFYSGPEVLNSALGRHAARAIETKIVADRCAEWVEQLKPGAPTYHDFEIPPSATGAGLHEAPRGALGHWLEIRDGRIANYQCVVPTTWNCSPRDDRGARGPVEEALLNTPIADEKNPIEAARVVRSFDPCIACAVH, from the coding sequence ATGGCTAAGACGGTTCATATCGATCCGCTTACTAGAATCGAAGGCCATTTGGCCATTCGCGTGGAGGTGGAAAATAACCGCGTGACGGACGCTTTCAGTTCCGGGGAAATGTTTCGCGGTTTTGAAGTCATTCTAAGGGGGCGCCATCCGTTGGACGCCCAACAAATTACTCAACGCATTTGCGGCGTATGCCCTATTTCCCACGGAGTGGCTTCCATTCTTGCTCAGGACGCCGCCTATGGCGTACAACCTCCTAATAATGGGCGCCTGGCTCGAAACTTGATCCTTGGCGCCAACTTTATCCAATCGCACATTATCCATTTTTATCACCTTTGCGCGCTCGATTTCATCGACATCGCCGCTATTGCGAATTATCAGGGCAAGGATGCCGTATTAGTCAGTCTAAAAGATTGGGTAACGCATCAATTGGAATCCAAAGCGCTTTATCCCGCTGCGCCTTTTCTGCCCCGATACGATGCGCAATACGTTTCGGACGCCGAAATCAATATCTCCGCCATCAAACATTATCTGGAAGCGCTCGACATGCGGGCGTTGGCTCACCAAATGGCCGCTTTGTTCGGCGGGAAATTGCCGCACGCCGCCACTCTGGTTCCCGGCGGCGTATCGGAAACCATCGACGCCGTTAAAATCGCCGCTTATCGTTCGAAACTGAAAAAAGTGCAAACCTTTATCGATGAATGCTATATCCCCGACGTATTGGCTGTGGCGAGCGTCTTTCCCGATTATTTCAGCATCGGCAAAGGCATCGGCGCCTACCTCGCCTACGGCGTCTTCCCCGAATCGTCCGATGGCGCCGCCCGGCTTTTCCCTCCCGGGGCGATGATCGACGGAAAATTGGAAGAATTCGAAGCCGGCAAGATTGCCGAAGACGTCCGCAGCTCCTTCTTCTCGTCTCCTTCCGGTTTGCGTCCTTCGGAAGGCGCGACGGTTCCCGCGCCAGGAAAGAGCGGAGCCTATTCCTGGCTTAAAGCGCCTCGCTATGGCGGAAGACCGATGGAAGTTGGCCCCTTGGCCCGCATTCTCGTCGCCTATCATAGAGGGACAAATACCGCTGTGAAATCTTTGGTCGATTCCGTATTGACTCGATTCTACAGCGGTCCGGAAGTGTTGAATTCCGCGTTGGGACGCCATGCGGCGCGGGCGATCGAGACGAAAATCGTCGCCGATCGATGTGCGGAATGGGTTGAACAATTGAAGCCCGGCGCCCCCACTTATCACGATTTCGAGATTCCTCCATCGGCGACGGGCGCCGGTTTGCATGAAGCGCCGAGGGGAGCATTGGGCCATTGGTTGGAAATTCGCGACGGCCGCATCGCCAATTACCAATGCGTAGTGCCTACGACGTGGAACTGTTCTCCACGCGACGATCGCGGCGCGCGGGGGCCTGTGGAAGAAGCGTTACTGAATACGCCGATCGCCGACGAAAAGAATCCGATCGAAGCGGCGCGCGTCGTGCGCTCGTTCGATCCATGCATCGCCTGCGCCGTACATTGA